A stretch of Dysidea avara chromosome 5, odDysAvar1.4, whole genome shotgun sequence DNA encodes these proteins:
- the LOC136256096 gene encoding sentrin-specific protease 1-like: MKRVILLSDSDTDQASSDVRFDYLSPQDWQRLNEHDCISDKVITRYLELLRSCVLEAVKMTVCVLSNFFTTKMLATGYSGVESWYSKVNFCDAEFVLAIFNEGNHWTMMVIRPSETS, from the exons ATGAAGCGAGTAATATTACTATCTGATTCTGATACTGATCAGGCATCTTCCGATGTAAGGTTTGACTATCTTTCGCCTCAAGACTGGCAAAGATTAAATGAACATGACTGCATTTCAGATAAG GTTATAACTAGATACCTCGAACTCCTCAGATCTTGTGTGCTAGAAGCA GTTAAAATGACAGTTTGTGTACTAAGTAACTTTTTTACAACCAAGATGCTTGCGACGGGATATTCTGGTGTAGAGTCATGGTATTCTAAG GTTAATTTTTGTGATGCAGAATTTGTTTTGGCTATATTTAATGAAGGAAACCATTGGACTATGATG GTAATTAGGCCAagtgaaacaagttga